Proteins from one Lacrimispora sphenoides genomic window:
- a CDS encoding pseudouridine synthase encodes MKELRLDKYLTEMGEGTRSQIKEMARKGRILVDGIPEKRTERKIDPEQQQVSVDGRPVSYVRYEYYMLNKPQGVVSATEDSRYETVISLIEERKRDDLFPVGRLDIDTEGLLLITNDGDLAHRLLSPKKHVDKVYFARVEGELPHDAEERMEEGLVLSDGTPTMPALLEVRKRGKDEVLSEIYLTIREGKFHQVKRMFETLGCRVIYLKRMSMGSLILDEELKPGEYRPLSEDEILKLKSHGK; translated from the coding sequence ATGAAGGAACTGAGACTTGATAAATATTTAACAGAGATGGGAGAAGGAACGAGAAGCCAGATCAAGGAAATGGCCAGAAAAGGCAGGATTCTGGTAGACGGCATACCGGAGAAAAGGACGGAGCGCAAAATCGATCCGGAACAACAACAGGTATCCGTGGATGGGCGTCCGGTATCCTATGTCCGATATGAATATTACATGCTTAACAAGCCTCAGGGCGTGGTATCTGCCACAGAAGATTCCCGCTATGAAACCGTGATCAGTCTCATTGAGGAGCGGAAACGGGATGATCTTTTTCCGGTGGGACGGCTGGATATTGATACAGAGGGGCTTCTTCTCATCACCAATGACGGAGACTTAGCTCATCGCCTTCTGTCTCCCAAAAAGCATGTGGATAAGGTTTATTTTGCCCGGGTTGAAGGGGAGCTTCCGCATGACGCAGAGGAACGTATGGAGGAAGGTCTTGTGCTTTCTGATGGAACTCCCACAATGCCAGCCCTGCTGGAAGTACGAAAGCGGGGTAAGGATGAAGTGCTTTCTGAAATCTACCTGACCATCCGCGAAGGAAAATTTCATCAGGTCAAACGAATGTTTGAAACTCTTGGGTGCCGTGTGATATACTTAAAGAGGATGTCTATGGGAAGCCTGATCTTAGATGAGGAGTTAAAACCGGGTGAATACCGCCCGCTTTCAGAGGATGAAATCCTGAAACTAAAAAGTCATGGTAAATAA
- a CDS encoding HAD family hydrolase, protein MLEEKKAVIFDLDGTLVDSMWMWKSIDIEFLGSRGLACPEDLQKEIEGMSFSETAFYFKERFKLKESLEEIKAVWTDMSIEKYRNEVWLKPGAGDFLKYITERGLKTGIATSNGRQMVDAVIDSLNIGQYFQVVVTSCEVTCGKPAPDIYLKVAGELSVSPAQCLVFEDVPAGILAGKRAGMTVCAIDDEFSREMEEEKRQLADYFIYDYHQILKRKVEIS, encoded by the coding sequence ATGTTAGAGGAAAAGAAAGCAGTAATTTTTGATCTGGATGGAACACTGGTTGATTCCATGTGGATGTGGAAATCCATTGATATAGAATTTCTTGGCAGCAGAGGGCTTGCATGTCCGGAAGATTTACAAAAGGAGATTGAAGGGATGAGCTTTTCGGAAACTGCTTTTTATTTTAAAGAGCGGTTCAAGCTGAAAGAATCCCTTGAGGAAATCAAGGCTGTGTGGACGGATATGTCCATTGAAAAATATAGGAACGAGGTTTGGTTAAAGCCGGGAGCAGGAGATTTTCTTAAATACATTACTGAAAGAGGATTAAAGACCGGAATTGCCACCAGTAATGGCAGACAGATGGTGGATGCGGTGATTGATTCCTTAAATATCGGGCAATATTTTCAGGTAGTGGTTACTTCCTGCGAGGTGACTTGTGGAAAGCCTGCGCCGGATATTTATTTAAAGGTTGCAGGGGAGCTTTCCGTATCTCCCGCTCAATGCCTGGTCTTTGAGGATGTTCCTGCCGGAATTCTGGCAGGAAAGCGGGCCGGTATGACGGTCTGCGCCATTGATGATGAATTTTCCAGAGAGATGGAAGAAGAAAAACGGCAGCTGGCTGACTATTTTATATACGATTATCACCAGATACTGAAAAGAAAGGTCGAAATATCATGA
- a CDS encoding YgiQ family radical SAM protein: MMHDYLPMSRADMNIRGWKQCDFIYVTGDAYVDHPSFGHAIISRLLEAHGYKVGIISQPDWKDRASIQVLGEPRLGFLVSGGNMDSMVNHYSVSKKRRQQDAYTPGGVMGKRPDYAVTVYCNLIRSVYKKAPVIIGGIEASLRRLAHYDYWSDRLKHSILIDSQADLISYGMGETSIVEIADALNSGIDIKDITFIDGTVYKTDSLESVYDAQILPSFDKMKAEKQEYAKSYYIQYNNTDPFTGKRLVEPYKDNLFVVQNPPAKPLSMEEMDEVYALPYMRNYHPSYEELGGVPAIREIKFSLISNRGCFGACSFCALTFHQGRIIQARSHNSLLDEAKLLTEEPDFKGYIHDVGGPTADFRYPACEKQMTKGACANRQCLFPEPCKNLKADHTDYIELLRKLRSLPKMKKVFIRSGIRFDYVLADPGKKFLKELCQYHVSGQLKVAPEHVSDKVLSKMGKPRNQVYRQFVKEYKDMNGRLGMKQYLVPYLMSSHPGSGLSEAVELAEYLRDLGYMPEQVQDFYPTPSTISTCMYYTGYDPRTMEKVYVPVNPHEKAMQRALIQYRNPKNYELVSEALRLAGRTDLIGYDKKCLIRPRAGAPGGFSDNKTGKNPYSGKRGAASETKDRREQKKKTIRNVHKKAGKK, encoded by the coding sequence ATGATGCACGATTATCTTCCCATGAGCCGGGCTGATATGAATATCAGAGGGTGGAAGCAATGTGACTTTATCTATGTCACCGGAGATGCCTATGTGGACCATCCGTCCTTTGGCCATGCCATTATCAGCCGCCTTTTAGAGGCCCATGGCTATAAAGTGGGGATTATATCCCAGCCGGACTGGAAGGATCGGGCAAGCATTCAGGTTTTAGGAGAACCACGCCTGGGATTCCTGGTTTCAGGCGGCAACATGGATTCCATGGTAAATCACTATTCCGTTTCAAAGAAACGCAGACAGCAGGATGCATATACACCAGGGGGCGTTATGGGAAAGCGACCTGACTATGCGGTTACGGTCTACTGTAATCTGATCCGGTCCGTATATAAGAAAGCGCCTGTCATCATCGGCGGCATTGAAGCCAGCTTAAGGCGTCTGGCTCATTACGATTACTGGTCGGATCGGTTAAAGCATTCCATTCTGATTGATTCCCAGGCGGACTTAATTTCCTATGGGATGGGGGAAACGTCCATTGTGGAAATTGCAGACGCATTGAACAGCGGGATCGACATCAAGGATATCACTTTTATCGATGGCACTGTCTATAAGACGGATAGCCTGGAATCCGTATATGATGCCCAGATCCTTCCTTCTTTTGATAAAATGAAGGCTGAAAAACAAGAATATGCAAAAAGCTATTACATTCAATATAATAATACGGACCCATTTACCGGAAAGCGTCTGGTGGAGCCATATAAGGACAATCTGTTTGTCGTTCAGAATCCTCCCGCCAAGCCTCTATCCATGGAGGAGATGGATGAGGTATATGCCCTTCCTTATATGAGGAATTACCATCCTTCCTATGAGGAACTTGGAGGAGTTCCAGCTATCCGTGAAATTAAATTCAGCCTGATCAGCAACCGGGGCTGCTTTGGTGCCTGCAGCTTTTGTGCTCTTACCTTTCATCAGGGCAGGATTATACAAGCCAGAAGCCATAACTCCCTTTTAGATGAAGCGAAGCTTTTGACAGAGGAACCGGACTTTAAGGGATATATCCATGACGTAGGAGGTCCTACGGCCGATTTCAGGTACCCGGCCTGTGAAAAACAGATGACGAAAGGGGCTTGCGCCAACCGGCAGTGCCTGTTTCCAGAACCATGTAAAAATCTGAAAGCGGACCATACGGATTATATTGAGTTACTGAGAAAGCTGAGAAGCCTGCCAAAGATGAAAAAGGTATTCATCCGTTCCGGCATCCGGTTTGATTATGTGCTGGCGGATCCCGGTAAAAAGTTTTTAAAGGAGCTTTGTCAGTACCATGTCAGCGGACAGCTAAAGGTGGCACCGGAGCATGTGTCGGATAAGGTGCTTTCAAAAATGGGAAAGCCCCGGAATCAGGTATATCGCCAGTTTGTAAAGGAATATAAGGACATGAATGGGCGGCTTGGAATGAAACAGTATCTGGTTCCCTATTTAATGTCTTCCCATCCAGGCTCCGGACTTTCGGAAGCTGTGGAGCTTGCAGAATATTTACGGGATTTGGGATATATGCCGGAACAGGTACAGGACTTTTACCCTACCCCTTCCACCATATCCACCTGTATGTATTACACGGGATATGATCCCCGTACCATGGAAAAGGTATATGTACCGGTCAATCCCCATGAAAAGGCCATGCAAAGAGCGCTCATCCAGTATCGGAATCCGAAAAATTATGAATTGGTTTCCGAGGCATTAAGACTTGCAGGCCGCACCGATTTGATCGGGTATGACAAAAAATGCTTAATCCGTCCAAGGGCAGGTGCTCCAGGCGGTTTCTCAGATAACAAAACAGGGAAGAATCCTTACAGCGGGAAAAGAGGGGCTGCTTCAGAGACAAAAGATCGTCGGGAACAAAAGAAAAAGACCATTAGGAACGTCCATAAAAAAGCAGGTAAAAAATAA